In Hyphomicrobium denitrificans 1NES1, one DNA window encodes the following:
- a CDS encoding universal stress protein: protein MVEQIGLPPPRTLRHVNGGHRIFHHGAVDGIRLRSGIRKDQFPAEGIVSTAQKCGCDLIVTASHGHRGLMRLMLGSQAHRVVTQSTISVLICR from the coding sequence ATGGTTGAGCAGATAGGTCTGCCACCTCCCAGGACATTGAGACATGTCAATGGAGGGCACCGTATTTTTCATCATGGTGCGGTGGATGGCATCCGATTGCGATCGGGTATCCGTAAAGATCAGTTTCCAGCAGAGGGGATCGTCTCAACGGCACAAAAGTGCGGTTGTGATCTAATCGTTACGGCTTCCCACGGTCACAGAGGGCTTATGCGCTTAATGCTCGGCAGCCAAGCTCATCGCGTCGTTACACAAAGCACGATTTCGGTACTGATTTGCCGGTAA